A single Botrytis cinerea B05.10 chromosome 1, complete sequence DNA region contains:
- the Bcvps25 gene encoding Bcvps25 — MSTSQTQTSVKIFKFPREHSFPPFFTLQPTSSTVHAQLRKWSDLILSYFAFHRLFRLTVSTLLSSELFKNERINRRLDEEGLREVLEFMRKEGRVEWIGGGGNGKVGGDICWVWWRKVDEWARVIEDWVDETGQRGSVLTLYELVEGEGGRGAEFHGLDTEILQKALAILVKRGKAQVFGQEDQQGVKFF, encoded by the exons ATGAGTAcctctcaaactcaaacttctgtcaaaatcttcaaatttcccCGCGAACATTCCTTTCCCCCGTTTTTCACCCTTCAACCTACCTCTTCGACTGTTCATGCGCAACTTCGCAAATGGAGCGATTTAATCCTTTCCTATTTTGCGTTTCATCGATTATTTCGTCTGACAGTTTCTACGTTGTTGTCTTCTGAGTTGTTCAAAAATGAGAGGATTAATAGGAGATTGGATGAAGAGGGGCTCAGAGAGGTATTGGAGTTTATGAGAAAGGAGGGGAGAGTAGAGTGGATTGGCGGAGGGGGGAATGGGAAAGTAGGTGGAGATATATGTTGGGTCTGGTGGAGGAAGGTAGATGAATGGGCGAGAGTTATTGAGGATTGGGTTGATGAGACGGGACAGAGAGGGAGTGTGCTGACACTCTATGAGTTGGttgagggggagggagggaggggtgCTG AATTCCACGGTTTAGATACGGAGATATTACAAAAAGCACTGGCGATACTGGTGAAGAGGGGAAAGGCTCAGGTTTTCGGACAGGAGGATCAACAGGGTGTAAAATTCTTTTGA